A region from the Triticum aestivum cultivar Chinese Spring chromosome 3D, IWGSC CS RefSeq v2.1, whole genome shotgun sequence genome encodes:
- the LOC123078431 gene encoding fatty alcohol:caffeoyl-CoA acyltransferase-like — translation MRVTRAEPVLVHAAGDVPAADEYYFLSNLDQNVAVLMKTVHVFSPSRARDDAAAVIMDALGRVLVHYYPFQGSLVVSADDGRLSVRNDRRGVPFVVADADCELKEVGDVVLSAPDAAAVQEQLVFVGRSNSEEKEDDELGAPLLSVQVTRFRCGGFVLGLAMNHCLADGVAAAEFLRSWAEMARGVPLSSPPFLDRTVLRARTSPTVAFPHEEFAEMEDVSGLAGLREEPRVHRAFAIDADRLARLKRQACACSTFVALTAFVWRATSRAMRMRPEQKSKLMFAVDGRWRVDPPLPRGFCGNAVVFACCVSTAGDLLGGPVSAAARWIQDAIRRTADAFIRSAIDYVEVAGGRAPSMTATTLVTAWNRLGFHAADFGWGEAAQSGPAELPRGEVVMFMRDVRDGSIVVLLGLPRSCMQEFQDMVDLI, via the coding sequence ATGAGGGTGACGAGAGCTGAGCCGGTGCTGGTGCACGCTGCCGGTGACGTTCCTGCCGCCGACGAGTACTACTTCCTCTCCAACCTCGACCAGAATGTGGCAGTGCTCATGAAAACCGTGCACGTCTTCAGCCCGTCCCGCGCCCGCGACGACGCGGCCGCCGTGATCATGGACGCCCTGGGCAGGGTGCTCGTGCACTACTATCCATTCCAGGGGAGCCTGGTGGTCAGCGCCGACGACGGGAGGCTCTCGGTCCGGAACGACCGCCGTGGCGTGCCTTTCGTCGTTGCGGACGCCGACTGCGAGCTcaaggaggtcggggacgtcgtaCTGTCGGCACCCGACGCCGCCGCGGTTCAGGAGCAGCTCGTGTTCGTCGGCCGCAGCAACTCCGAGGAAAAGGAAGATGACGAGCTGGGGGCGCCTCTACTAAGCGTGCAGGTCACCAGGTTCAGGTGCGGCGGCTTCGTGCTCGGGCTCGCCATGAACCACTGCCTGGCGGACGGCGTCGCCGCGGCGGAGTTCCTCCGCTCATGGGCCGAGATGGCCCGCGGAGTGCCCCTCTCCTCCCCGCCCTTCCTCGACCGCACCGTGCTGCGCGCCAGGACGAGCCCCACGGTCGCCTTCCCGCACGAGGAGTTCGCAGAGATGGAGGACGTGTCCGGCCTCGCCGGCCTCCGCGAGGAACCGCGGGTGCACCGGGCCTTCGCCATCGACGCCGACAGGCTCGCGCGGCTGAAGCGGCAGGCGTGCGCGTGCTCCACCTTCGTGGCGCTGACGGCGTTCGTCTGGCGCGCGACGTCGCGCGCCATGAGGATGCGCCCCGAGCAGAAGAGCAAGCTCATGTTCGCCGTCGACGGCAGGTGGCGCGTCGACCCGCCGCTGCCTCGCGGTTTCTGCGGGAACGCCGTCGTCTTCGCCTGCTGCGTGTCCACTGCCGGAGACCTCCTCGGCGGGCCGGTGTCCGCTGCGGCCCGGTGGATCCAGGACGCCATCAGGCGCACGGCCGACGCGTTCATCCGTTCGGCCATCGACTACGTAGAAGTGGCCGGTGGCCGGGCGCCATCGATGACGGCGACTACGCTGGTGACGGCGTGGAACCGTCTTGGGTTCCACGCGGCCGATTTCGGGTGGGGCGAGGCCGCACAGTCTGGCCCCGCGGAGCTGCCGCGCGGGGAGGTGGTCATGTTTATGCGGGACGTGCGTGACGGCAGCATCGTGGTGCTTCTTGGCCTGCCGCGGTCGTGCATGCAAGAGTTCCAAGACATGGTGGATTTGATCTGA
- the LOC123078433 gene encoding glyoxylate/succinic semialdehyde reductase 2, chloroplastic, which translates to MAAASFLLSPRVTLPLRRGSRLLVSCSATSSSSSSDAAGGVGFQGRVGFLGLGIMGAPMASNLMKAGCDITVWNRTKSKCDPLLSLGAKFESSPARVASSCDVTFAMLADPESAFEVACGANGAAEGMAAGKGYVDVSTVDDATSKLIGKRITSTGASFLEAPVSGSKKPAEDGLLIFLTAGDESLYKRVAPLLDVMGKSRFYLGDVGNGAAMKLVVNMVMGSMMVSFAEGLLLSEKVGLDPNTVVEVISQGAINAPMFSLKGPSMVKAAYPTAFPLKHQQKDLRLALALAESVSQPIPTAAAANELYKVAKSLGLADQDFSAVIEALKAEMQSSQH; encoded by the exons ATGGCCGCGGCCAGCTTCCTCCTAAGCCCCAGGGTGACGCTGCCCCTGCGCCGAGGATCCCGCCTCCTCGTGTCCTGCTCCGCCACTTCGTCATCCTCCTCGTCAG ATGCTGCTGGAGGGGTGGGATTCCAGGGAAGGGTGGGGTTCTTGGGCCTCGGGATCATGGGCGCCCCCATGGCATCAAACCTCATGAAGGCTGG TTGTGATATTACAGTTTGGAACAGAACCAAGAGCAAGTGCGATCCTCTTCTCAGCCTCGGTGCCAA GTTTGAATCTTCACCCGCCAGAGTTGCATCATCTTGTGATGTCACCTTTGCAATGCTTGCTGACCCAGAAAGCGCG TTTGAGGTTGCATGCGGCGCTAATGGAGCCGCAGAAGGGATGGCCGCAGGGAAAGG GTATGTCGATGTGTCGACAGTCGATGATGCAACATCTAAGCTAATCGGCAAACGTATTACAAGTACTGGGGCATCTTTTCTCGAG GCTCCAGTTTCAGGCTCAAAAAAGCCAGCAGAAGATGGACTGCTGATCTTTCTTACTGCAG GTGATGAATCCTTGTACAAGAGAGTGGCGCCCCTACTTGATGTCATGGGCAAG TCAAGATTTTATCTTGGGGATGTCGGGAATGGCGCAGCAATGAAGCTCGTGGTTAATATGGTGATGGGGAG CATGATGGTCTCCTTTGCAGAAGGGCTACTCCTGAGTGAAAAAGTGGGGTTAGACCCGAATACTGTCGTCGAG GTTATTTCACAAGGTGCTATCAATGCTCCCATGTTCTCCCTCAAGGGCCCTTCCATGGTTAAAGCTGCATACCCTACTGCCTTTCCCCTGAAACATCAGCAGAAG GATCTAAGGCTGGCGCTGGCCCTGGCAGAATCGGTGTCCCAGCCCATTCCTACAGCTGCAGCTGCAAACGAGCTGTACAAGGTAGCCAAATCGCTGGGCCTCGCCGACCAGGACTTCTCCGCGGTCATTGAGGCGCTCAAGGCTGAAATGCAGAGCTCGCAGCACTAG